From Penaeus chinensis breed Huanghai No. 1 chromosome 43, ASM1920278v2, whole genome shotgun sequence, a single genomic window includes:
- the LOC125048262 gene encoding calcium-independent phospholipase A2-gamma-like (The sequence of the model RefSeq protein was modified relative to this genomic sequence to represent the inferred CDS: added 90 bases not found in genome assembly) has translation IEEEAGQPIYELFDYVCGVSTGAILAVLLGVHRSSLEDCEKLYRRLSTQIFTQTTFKGATGLFMKNSYYDSDAWTEILKENMGEMSLIETARNVDTPKMCLVATSANTNRIQAHLFRNYNLPYRVTGHYQGSSLPKLWEAVRASAAAPGYFSEYSIGDLILLDGGLFVNNPTAIALHEAKQLWPEANLQCVLSVGTGRHEPIATTSESSINWGTRIRTILNSATDTEGVHTTMHDLLPGNVYFRFNPYLSDEIGLDEIAADRLAMMMEDTSLYLRKNEAKIQEAVHALVKNKNPLDRAKDWYQQQSLLWPVY, from the exons GTGTCCACCGGTCTTCATTAGAAGATTGTGAAAAATTGTACCGTAGGCTAAGCACGCAGATCTTCACCCAGACTACCTTTAAGGGGGCTACAGGTCTCTTCATGAAAAACTCATACTACGACTCTGACGCGTGGACGGAGATCCTAAAGGAAAACATGGGAGAGATGTCACTCATTGAAACTGCAAGAAATGTAGATACCCCTAAG ATGTGTCTTGTTGCTACTTCGGCCAACACCAACAGAATCCAGGCCCATCTCTTCCGCAACTACAACCTGCCGTACAGGGTCACCGGCCACTACCAGGGAAGCTCTCTGCCGAAGCTGTGGGAAGCCGTGAGGGCCTCGGCCGCCGCCCCAGGCTACTTCTCCGAGTATAGTATCGGCGATCTCATTCTGCTG GATGGCGGCTTATTTGTCAACAATCCCACGGCGATTGCACTCCACGAGGCAAAACAGCTGTGGCCTGAGGCTAACCTGCAGTGTGTGCTCTCCGTGGGCACCGGCCGTCACGAGCCCATTGCCACCACCAGCGAGTCTTCCATCAACTGGGGCACAAGAATACGCACAATACTCAATAGTGCCACCGACACAGAAG GTGTTCACACAACCATGCACGACCTCCTGCCAGGCAACGTGTATTTCCGCTTCAATCCATACCTCAGTGATGAAATTGGTCTGGATGAGATTGCCGCCGACCGTTTGGCCATGATGATGGAGGACACGTCTCTGTACCTCCGCAAGAACGAGGCCAAGATACAGGAGGCCGTCCACGCACTCGTCAAAAACAAGAATCCCCTGGACCGCGCAAAAGACTGGTATCAGCAGCAGAGTCTTTTATGGCCTGTGTATTag